One region of Brachyhypopomus gauderio isolate BG-103 chromosome 9, BGAUD_0.2, whole genome shotgun sequence genomic DNA includes:
- the LOC143523489 gene encoding uncharacterized protein LOC143523489: protein MQIDHDDDDPLPCHEHDYCVSNEPAALDLSLNENEELREEISRLRKQIEDLTVRSKFCLERFSASDDDIRFFTRFANHAHLMGFWKQIEPATHIIIRVTSARTVEKTDQVPHSASTTVLQAIDEIFLFMYYPSLGLMQKDLAHRFRIHRSTVSRINTWANFLYTVLGAVYVWLDVDTVKTHLPDVFQDYADTQIILDSTELRCQTPNSLLLQSEVFSTYKSHCTFKWLLGIAPHGAVTFVSSLYQGAISDKEILKQSGIVALLDPSMAIMVDKGFLVEDCVPCKVHIPTFLSKRAQLSRSEIRTSQSIARLRVHVERVIRRVKEHKIFSTVIPLSITGSINQIFTVACLLVNYQNGPLVKAWANNG, encoded by the exons atgcagattgaccatgatgatgatgaccccttaccgtgtcatgaacatgactactgcgtcagtaatgagcctgctgcgcttgatctctccctcaatgaaaatgaagagctacgcgaggagatatcaaggctccgaaaacaaatcgaagacttaactgtccgcagcaagttctgtttggagcggttttctgcctctgatgacgacatacgattctttaccag atttgcaaaccatgcccacctgatgggcttttggaagcaaatagagccagccacccacatcatcatacgggttacaagcgcacggactgttgagaagactgatcaggtccctcactctgccagtacaacg gttcttcaagcAATTGATGAGATTTTTCTCTTCATGTACTACccgtcattgggactgatgcaaaaggatttggcccataGATTTAGAAtccatcggtcaactgttagtcgtattaacacctgggccaacttcctttatactgtattgggagctgtttatgtttggttagatgtggacactgtgaaaactcacctcccagatgtgtttcaggactacgctgacactcaaataattttagattccacagaactgagatgtcaaactccaaattcccttctccttcagagtgaagtgttttccacttataaatcacactgtacattcaaatggttgcttgggatagcccctcatggcgcagtgacctttgtgtcttctctttatcaaggtgctatcagtgataaagagatcttaaagcagtctggcattgtggccctccttgacccatctatggccatcatggtggacaagggtttccttgttgaagactgcgttccatgcaaagtccacatacccacgtttctgtcaaagagagctcaactgtctaggtcagagatcagaacgtcacagtccattgcaagactgagagtccatgttgagcgtgtgattcgcagagtcaaagaacataaaatattcagcacagtgatccccctttcaatcacagggagcataaaccaaatttttactgttgcctgtcttttggtgaattatcaaaatggccccttggtaaaagcctgggcaaacaatggctaa
- the LOC143522554 gene encoding uncharacterized protein LOC143522554 translates to MDYKTMFRDVLVRSQTYEKELQQLEASKHRALEEMQQMFEAELEETTHELDQCRDKLQQQEREFEETKNQMEAESNFELEEMRAQYECRLREEEEKHYYLVDTAAYRKVKIIDLENKIKNKNLEISQLMEYKQKLQEDVQSRDKDIVALKSEIQEKDMIIQDKETHIQDLEWKYQDLEKTKIELDENLKHLKTQIEPREIYLKETEKKIREMTAALKQYKLQNIQLHVSNDELKRILKAKEKELNTERQKVKNGETLGCRIKTDIINCIRVLQEPKKLKETVRKLYEHHVQGSDVCQEEKVSADVQSEFRRQRDYLEKKVASLTRKLAENEQKHKSRYDKLAEENFLLIREINEQRLAQDHVKKQTRAIQTQARGTLSKSSTHHKSKWKKMGADSCFVMTNVVLTTNISLILHILRLSHTLY, encoded by the exons ATGGACTACAAGACAATGTTCCGGGATGTGCTGGTGAGGTCTCAGACCTACGAGAaggagctgcagcagctggaGGCCAGCAAGCACCGAGCCCTGGAGGAGATGCAGCAGATGTTCGAGGCCGAGCTGGAGGAGACGACGCACGAGTTGGACCAG TGCCGTGACAAGTTGCAGCAGCAGGAGCGCGAGTTTGAGGAGACTAAAAATCAAATGGAGGCGGAAAGCAACTTTGAGCTGGAGGAAATGCGCGCCCAGTACGAGTGCAGGCTGcgcgaggaggaagagaagcACTACTATCTCGTGGACACGGCGGCATACAGAAAGGTCAAG ATTATTGACCTGGAGAACAAaatcaagaacaagaacctggAGATCAGTCAACTAATGGAGTATAAGCAGAAGCTGCAGGAGGATGTCCAGTCACGGGACAAGGACATCGTGGCCCTGAAGTCGGAGATCCAGGAGAAGGACATGATCATCCAGGACAAG gaaacacacattcaggacTTGGAATGGAAGTACCAGGACCTGGAGAAGACTAAGATTGAACTGGATGAAAACCTTAAACATCTGAAGACCCAAATCGAGCCGAGAGAGATTTACCTCAAAGAGACGGAGAAAAAGATCCGGGAG ATGACGGCTGCGTTGAAGCAGTACAAGTTGCAGAACATCCAGCTACATGTGAGCAATGATGAACTCAAGCGGATACTGAAAGCCAAAGAAAAGGAATtgaacacagagaggcagaag GTCAAGAACGGCGAGACCCTGGGCTGCAGGATAAAGACGGACATCATTAACTGCATTAGGGTATTACAAGAACCAAAGAAGTTAAAGGAAACTGTCCGCAAGCTGTATGAACATCATGTTCAAGGATCTGATGTG TGCCAGGAGGAGAAAGTCAGTGCAGACGTCCAGTCTGAGTTCCGCAGGCAGAGGGATTATCTCGAGAAGAAGGTGGCATCCCTGACCAGGAAGCTGGCTgaaaatgaacaaaagcacaaatcaCGCTATGACAAGCTCGCGGAG GAGAACTTCTTGCTGATCAGGGAGATCAATGAGCAGCGGTTGGCCCAGGATCACGTCAAGAAGCAAACGCGTGCCATCCAGACTCAAGCCAGAGGGACCTTGTCCAagagctccacccaccacaaGAGTAAGTGGAAAAAAATGGGGGCAGACAGCTGTTTTGTTATGACCAATGTAGTTCTTACAACTAACATTTCTCTCATCCTACACATACTAAGACTTTCTCATACTTTGTATTAG
- the LOC143522555 gene encoding uncharacterized protein LOC143522555 isoform X2, with the protein MGVKPGPVDAMVVLKPKPGATTASGVRSTLFKGYSGELPHPATLNHGPVYAGIKADSLPLICTMNISPDKPLVDSIFGKVQVGSVLSYQQPPPPSDSVVIHEDAPPFPSLPLECYHLSPPEYSFVPTHQEQLHLSSLSVTLSQSHLIEEATRSQSATPEWHSLRRERVTASHFREVSHVRGPGAAESLAERIIRGTRQTAHMKRGLEMETGALKDYAVLKNLNLTKCGLVIHPDASWLGASPDGLVYDTLERPSFGLVEIKCPNAQSYVDCKFLKVAQGLHKLKESHCYYWQIQFQLLITGMQIAVY; encoded by the exons atg ggggtgaagcctggacccgtggatgccatggttgtcctaaagccaaaaccaggtgctactacagccagtggagttag aagtacacttttcaagggctacagcggtgagctcccacacccggccaccctcaatcatggaccagtctacgctggaatcaaagcagattctcttccactcatctgcacaatgaacatctcgcctgacaagccacttgtggactccatttttgggaaggtacaagttggcagtgtactgtcctatcaacaaccaccacctccatctgacagtgttgtcatacatgaggatgcacccccattcccgagtctgccactagaatgttaccatctaagcccacctgaatattcatttgtgccaacacaccaagaacagctacacctaagctcactttctgtgaccttgtcacaatcacaccttattgaggaggcaacaagatcccaaagtgctacacctgagtggcattcacttaggagagaaagagtgactgcctcacatttcagagaggtgagccacgttagaggtccaggtgctgcagaaagcctggcagaaaggataatccgagggacacgacaaacagcacacatgaagagaggacttgaaatggaaacaggggccttaaaggactatgcagttctgaaaaacttgaacttgaccaagtgtgggctagtgattcatccagatgcatcttggctgggtgcatcacctgatggacttgtatatgacacacttgagcgtccatcatttgggcttgttgaaattaagtgcccaaatgcacaaagctatgtagactgcaaattcctcaaagtggcacaaggcctacacaaattgaaggagagccattgttattattggcaaatccagttccagttattgattactggtatgcagatagcagtgtattag
- the LOC143522555 gene encoding uncharacterized protein LOC143522555 isoform X1 translates to MSWPSLNSQGACWSSRNLPSTMCVVLSEHQVQRHRVNLKRVSSSTFHPTSAILKGVKPGPVDAMVVLKPKPGATTASGVRSTLFKGYSGELPHPATLNHGPVYAGIKADSLPLICTMNISPDKPLVDSIFGKVQVGSVLSYQQPPPPSDSVVIHEDAPPFPSLPLECYHLSPPEYSFVPTHQEQLHLSSLSVTLSQSHLIEEATRSQSATPEWHSLRRERVTASHFREVSHVRGPGAAESLAERIIRGTRQTAHMKRGLEMETGALKDYAVLKNLNLTKCGLVIHPDASWLGASPDGLVYDTLERPSFGLVEIKCPNAQSYVDCKFLKVAQGLHKLKESHCYYWQIQFQLLITGMQIAVY, encoded by the exons atgtcatggccgagtctaaattcacaaggtgcctgttggagttcccgaaatttaccgtcaacgatgtgcgtcgtattgtcagagcatcaagtacaacgacacagagtcaacttgaaaagggtttcaagttctacgtttcatcctacctctgcaattttgaag ggggtgaagcctggacccgtggatgccatggttgtcctaaagccaaaaccaggtgctactacagccagtggagttag aagtacacttttcaagggctacagcggtgagctcccacacccggccaccctcaatcatggaccagtctacgctggaatcaaagcagattctcttccactcatctgcacaatgaacatctcgcctgacaagccacttgtggactccatttttgggaaggtacaagttggcagtgtactgtcctatcaacaaccaccacctccatctgacagtgttgtcatacatgaggatgcacccccattcccgagtctgccactagaatgttaccatctaagcccacctgaatattcatttgtgccaacacaccaagaacagctacacctaagctcactttctgtgaccttgtcacaatcacaccttattgaggaggcaacaagatcccaaagtgctacacctgagtggcattcacttaggagagaaagagtgactgcctcacatttcagagaggtgagccacgttagaggtccaggtgctgcagaaagcctggcagaaaggataatccgagggacacgacaaacagcacacatgaagagaggacttgaaatggaaacaggggccttaaaggactatgcagttctgaaaaacttgaacttgaccaagtgtgggctagtgattcatccagatgcatcttggctgggtgcatcacctgatggacttgtatatgacacacttgagcgtccatcatttgggcttgttgaaattaagtgcccaaatgcacaaagctatgtagactgcaaattcctcaaagtggcacaaggcctacacaaattgaaggagagccattgttattattggcaaatccagttccagttattgattactggtatgcagatagcagtgtattag